Proteins encoded in a region of the Candidatus Methanoperedens sp. genome:
- a CDS encoding transcriptional regulator protein, protein MKSLSVNVLDKSDEEFADTLIDLGLKRNVAKVLTYLKNVKEVTSRDLEMGSDLRQPEVSIAMRELEELDWIAEREEKKPGKGRPYKIYQLKINIDSIIEYLETQKKKESAAMMANIKRLKELSK, encoded by the coding sequence TCTGATGAAGAATTTGCTGATACTCTGATTGACCTCGGTTTAAAGAGAAATGTCGCAAAAGTACTCACTTATTTAAAAAACGTTAAAGAAGTTACATCCCGGGACCTTGAAATGGGCTCGGATTTAAGACAGCCGGAAGTCAGCATTGCTATGCGCGAGCTGGAAGAACTTGATTGGATAGCAGAAAGGGAAGAGAAAAAACCCGGGAAAGGCAGGCCTTACAAGATTTATCAGCTCAAGATCAATATCGATTCGATAATCGAATATCTTGAGACCCAGAAGAAAAAAGAGTCAGCTGCTATGATGGCAAACATCAAGCGTTTGAAAGAACTGAGCAAGTAA